From Skermanella sp. TT6, a single genomic window includes:
- a CDS encoding tyrosine-type recombinase/integrase, with the protein MEIVFTRRNMLEKDLDPEILGHDFETIWQTQLRPIALRTLDARGIDDRVPFILDDRLSCDETLSGVMLELSSLIAGRTTMESYARHAFRFLRYLQRRSKTLSELDNTTLSDYKRYRLKTDGIEERSWNAEAAALKRFFDACVLREILPRNPVNMPLFAWAIRSAAAAPERAKFITLAQFKKFRDEGLARGRYGSRNIAYADLLLTTGLRLDEGNGFRDSDIPKPAAAMPPSTGKGFNHRVRPEVAKGSKGRKVRISPKCENSLLFYRDLLRVDQVARGKRVGLYDRPPHEFWLNQSNLPMSGNGWEFVFRRASHLAGVEATPHTLRHTFAIYTLSKLIQHNHESVARAQEEARKLTSECAGYSAKTLYDTILGDPLRRLQKLLGHSSYESTFIYIDLLAEDFPIDEILEVFHGAIDSEVEYGCGE; encoded by the coding sequence GTGGAGATAGTGTTCACCCGCCGTAACATGCTCGAAAAGGATCTCGATCCAGAGATCCTCGGCCACGATTTTGAAACTATCTGGCAAACACAGCTACGGCCTATAGCGCTTCGAACGCTGGACGCCAGGGGGATCGACGATCGTGTTCCCTTTATCCTGGATGATCGGCTTAGCTGCGACGAAACGTTGTCTGGGGTCATGCTTGAGCTATCGTCCTTGATCGCTGGGCGCACGACAATGGAAAGTTATGCACGCCACGCCTTTCGCTTTTTGCGTTACCTCCAGCGCCGAAGCAAGACGCTATCAGAGTTAGACAATACGACACTCTCAGACTACAAGCGTTACCGACTTAAGACTGATGGGATTGAGGAGCGATCTTGGAATGCCGAGGCTGCAGCGTTGAAGCGCTTTTTCGACGCATGCGTACTGCGCGAGATACTCCCCCGCAATCCCGTAAATATGCCCCTGTTTGCGTGGGCGATCAGGAGCGCGGCTGCCGCACCGGAGAGAGCCAAGTTCATCACCCTTGCACAATTCAAGAAGTTTCGTGACGAGGGTCTCGCGCGGGGACGGTACGGGTCGCGTAACATTGCTTACGCCGACCTGCTCTTGACTACTGGATTACGGCTCGATGAGGGCAATGGATTCCGAGACAGTGATATCCCAAAACCCGCGGCGGCAATGCCACCATCAACGGGAAAAGGGTTCAACCATCGTGTTCGCCCCGAAGTGGCCAAAGGAAGCAAAGGCCGAAAGGTAAGGATCTCGCCAAAGTGCGAAAATAGCTTACTTTTTTATCGTGATCTTTTACGGGTTGACCAAGTGGCTCGCGGTAAACGGGTGGGTCTTTACGATAGGCCTCCTCACGAGTTTTGGCTGAACCAATCGAACTTACCGATGAGCGGAAACGGTTGGGAATTCGTATTCCGCAGAGCATCGCATTTGGCTGGAGTTGAAGCCACGCCTCATACTCTGCGCCATACTTTTGCTATTTATACTTTATCCAAGCTAATACAACACAACCATGAATCTGTAGCTAGAGCGCAAGAAGAGGCACGAAAGCTCACCAGCGAATGCGCCGGTTACTCAGCCAAAACCCTTTACGACACTATTCTCGGGGACCCACTACGCCGACTACAAAAACTTCTAGGCCATTCGTCCTATGAGTCAACTTTCATCTATATCGACCTTCTGGCCGAGGATTTTCCCATCGATGAGATCTTGGAAGTTTTCCATGGGGCAATCGATTCTGAAGTGGAATACGGCTGTGGTGAGTGA
- the hemE gene encoding uroporphyrinogen decarboxylase, whose product MEVRTLESSQKLFIRALNGETLARPPFWLMRQAGRYLPEYRATRAQAGSFLDLCFAPELAVEVTLQPLRRYGMDAAILFSDILVVPHALGQKLDYVEGEGPQLDPIRDASGLGRLSDGDFHDRLAPVYETVRRLSTAIPETTALIGFAGSPWTVACYMVEGGGSKEYAHVKRFAYGDPQGFQALIDLLVRTTADYLSAQVRAGAEAVQVFDSWAGVLPAPEFRKWVIEPTRRLVELLNARHPGVPVIGFPRGAGAMYREYAEKTGVTALGLDTTVPPEWAASELQPKLPVQGNLDPIMVAAGGDAMREAAAGILRSLSGGPFVFNLGHGVVQTTPPEHVGQLAALVKSWPDLSQG is encoded by the coding sequence ATGGAAGTTCGCACCTTGGAAAGCTCGCAGAAGTTGTTCATCCGCGCCTTGAACGGGGAGACCCTGGCAAGGCCTCCGTTCTGGCTGATGCGTCAGGCCGGGCGGTATCTTCCCGAGTACCGGGCGACGCGGGCGCAGGCGGGCAGCTTCCTGGACCTGTGCTTCGCGCCCGAGCTGGCGGTCGAGGTGACGTTGCAGCCGCTCCGCCGCTACGGCATGGACGCGGCGATCCTGTTCTCCGACATCCTGGTGGTGCCGCACGCGCTGGGCCAGAAGCTCGACTATGTGGAAGGCGAGGGGCCGCAGCTCGACCCGATCCGCGACGCCTCGGGGCTGGGCCGGCTCTCGGACGGGGATTTCCACGACCGGCTCGCCCCCGTCTACGAGACGGTGCGGCGGCTCTCGACCGCGATTCCGGAGACGACGGCGCTGATCGGGTTCGCCGGATCGCCCTGGACGGTCGCCTGCTACATGGTCGAGGGCGGCGGCTCGAAGGAATATGCCCACGTCAAGCGGTTCGCCTACGGGGATCCGCAGGGTTTCCAGGCCCTGATCGACCTTCTGGTGCGGACGACGGCGGACTATCTCTCGGCCCAGGTCCGGGCCGGGGCCGAGGCGGTCCAGGTGTTCGACAGCTGGGCCGGCGTGCTGCCGGCGCCGGAGTTCCGCAAATGGGTGATCGAGCCGACCCGCCGGCTGGTCGAGCTGCTGAACGCCCGGCATCCCGGCGTCCCGGTGATCGGGTTCCCGCGCGGCGCCGGCGCGATGTACCGGGAATATGCCGAGAAGACCGGCGTCACGGCGCTGGGGCTCGACACCACGGTGCCGCCGGAATGGGCGGCGTCCGAGCTTCAGCCGAAGCTGCCGGTGCAGGGCAACCTGGATCCGATCATGGTCGCGGCGGGCGGCGACGCCATGCGCGAGGCCGCGGCCGGCATCCTGCGCAGCCTGTCCGGCGGCCCGTTCGTCTTCAATCTGGGTCACGGCGTTGTCCAGACGACGCCGCCCGAGCATGTCGGACAGCTTGCCGCACTGGTCAAATCCTGGCCCGATCTAAGTCAGGGCTGA
- the dnaQ gene encoding DNA polymerase III subunit epsilon, which yields MREIVLDTETTGFDPLTGHRIVEIGCVEAINFVPTDRYLHLYINPERDMPPEAFAVHGLSEEFLRDKPVFAEICGQFLDFIGDSRLVIHNAEFDMRFINAELKRLGIPTLPMTRALDTVQMARRKFPGAPASLDALCRRFSIDNSNRTLHGALLDAQLLGEVYLELQGGRQPDLVLAGNRRNAAGDAEGPVKIERIRREPRPHAPTEAELEAHGALLKQLKNPMWLAGAS from the coding sequence ATGCGTGAAATCGTCCTCGACACCGAAACGACCGGCTTCGATCCCCTGACCGGCCACCGCATCGTGGAGATCGGCTGCGTGGAGGCGATCAACTTCGTCCCGACCGACCGCTATCTCCACCTCTACATCAATCCGGAGCGCGACATGCCGCCGGAGGCCTTCGCGGTCCACGGCCTGTCGGAGGAGTTCCTCAGGGACAAGCCGGTCTTCGCCGAGATCTGCGGCCAGTTTCTGGACTTCATCGGCGATTCGCGGCTGGTCATCCACAATGCCGAATTCGACATGCGCTTCATCAATGCCGAGCTGAAGCGGCTCGGCATCCCGACTCTGCCCATGACCCGCGCGCTCGACACCGTGCAGATGGCGCGCCGCAAGTTCCCCGGCGCCCCCGCCAGCCTGGACGCGCTGTGCCGGCGCTTCAGCATCGACAATTCCAACCGCACGCTGCACGGCGCGCTGCTCGACGCCCAGCTTCTGGGCGAGGTCTATCTGGAGCTCCAGGGCGGCCGCCAGCCCGACCTCGTGCTGGCCGGCAACCGGCGCAATGCCGCCGGCGACGCCGAAGGTCCGGTCAAGATCGAGCGCATCCGCCGCGAACCGCGCCCCCACGCCCCGACCGAGGCCGAGCTGGAAGCCCACGGCGCCCTGCTCAAGCAGCTGAAGAACCCGATGTGGCTGGCCGGCGCGTCCTGA
- a CDS encoding pyruvate, water dikinase regulatory protein: MKQFHLHLVSDATGETINSVARACVAQFDQVQPIEHFWNLVRTTRQLEMVIEGIKDNPGLVMFTLVDEKLRRRLQETCRELQVPCIPVLDPLINALAAYLGLESQSQPGRQHMLDAEYFGRMDAMDFALAHDDGQSTWDLHEADVILMGVSRTSKTPTCIYLANRGIKAANVPFVPGCPLPPELSQVTRPLIVGLTKDPDRLIQIRRNRLRLLNQGEDTDYVDPEVVRQEVAEARRLYSRHGWAVIDVSRRSIEETAAEIMMLLARRQTGSPAARAALESEKP, translated from the coding sequence CTGAAGCAGTTCCACCTGCATCTGGTGTCCGACGCGACGGGAGAGACGATCAACAGCGTCGCGCGCGCCTGCGTGGCCCAGTTCGACCAGGTCCAGCCGATCGAGCATTTCTGGAACCTGGTCCGGACGACGCGGCAGCTCGAGATGGTCATCGAGGGGATCAAGGATAATCCCGGCCTCGTGATGTTCACCCTGGTCGACGAGAAGCTGCGCCGCCGCCTGCAGGAGACCTGCCGCGAGCTCCAGGTGCCCTGCATCCCCGTGCTCGACCCGCTGATCAACGCGCTGGCGGCCTATCTCGGGCTGGAGAGCCAGAGCCAGCCGGGTCGCCAGCACATGCTGGACGCCGAGTATTTCGGTCGGATGGACGCGATGGATTTCGCGCTGGCCCACGACGACGGCCAGAGCACCTGGGACCTGCACGAGGCCGACGTGATCCTGATGGGCGTCTCGCGCACCTCCAAGACGCCGACCTGCATCTATCTCGCCAACCGGGGGATCAAGGCGGCCAACGTGCCGTTCGTGCCCGGCTGCCCGCTGCCGCCCGAGCTGTCCCAGGTCACGCGGCCGCTGATCGTGGGCCTGACCAAGGACCCCGACCGCCTGATCCAGATCCGCCGCAACCGGCTGCGGCTGCTGAACCAGGGCGAGGACACCGACTATGTGGATCCCGAGGTGGTCCGTCAGGAGGTCGCCGAGGCCCGCCGGCTGTACAGCCGCCACGGCTGGGCGGTGATCGACGTCAGCCGCCGCTCGATCGAGGAGACCGCGGCCGAGATCATGATGCTGCTGGCCCGCCGCCAGACCGGATCGCCCGCCGCCCGCGCCGCGCTGGAGAGCGAGAAGCCATGA
- a CDS encoding shikimate dehydrogenase produces the protein MLTAKAAVAGVMGWPVGHSRSPRLHGWWLDRYGIDGAYIPLAVPPGRVAEAVRALPALGLRGANVTVPHKEAVIAACDQVDPVARRIGAVNTLVVAEDGTIEGRNTDGFGFMENLRADRPDWRAGAGPAVVLGAGGAARAILVALADAGAPEIRLLNRTRDRAETLAAELGGPVRVLPWEERAFALDGAALVVNTTTQGMGGQPALDLDLGRLPPAALVTDIVYTPLHTPLLKAAMERGNPVVDGLGMLLHQARPGFEAWFGRVPEVTPELRRFVLEGL, from the coding sequence ATCCTGACAGCGAAGGCGGCGGTGGCCGGCGTGATGGGCTGGCCGGTAGGCCATTCCCGCTCGCCCCGGCTCCATGGCTGGTGGCTCGACCGCTACGGCATCGACGGCGCTTACATCCCCCTGGCGGTTCCCCCCGGCCGCGTCGCCGAGGCCGTCCGCGCGCTGCCGGCCCTGGGCCTGCGCGGCGCCAACGTGACCGTGCCCCACAAGGAGGCGGTGATCGCGGCCTGCGACCAGGTCGATCCGGTGGCCCGCCGCATCGGCGCCGTGAACACGCTGGTGGTGGCGGAGGACGGCACGATCGAGGGCCGCAACACCGACGGTTTCGGCTTCATGGAGAACCTGCGCGCCGACCGGCCGGACTGGCGGGCCGGCGCCGGCCCGGCCGTGGTGCTCGGCGCGGGCGGCGCCGCCCGCGCGATCCTGGTGGCGCTGGCCGACGCGGGAGCCCCGGAGATCCGCCTGCTGAACCGCACCCGCGACCGCGCCGAGACCCTGGCCGCGGAGCTGGGCGGCCCGGTCCGGGTGCTGCCATGGGAGGAACGCGCCTTCGCCCTGGACGGGGCCGCCCTGGTCGTCAACACGACCACCCAGGGCATGGGCGGCCAGCCGGCGCTCGACCTGGATCTCGGCCGGCTTCCGCCGGCGGCGCTGGTAACCGACATCGTCTATACCCCCCTCCATACCCCGCTCCTGAAGGCGGCGATGGAGCGCGGCAATCCCGTGGTGGACGGGCTGGGCATGCTGCTCCACCAAGCCCGCCCGGGATTCGAGGCCTGGTTCGGCCGGGTGCCCGAAGTCACGCCGGAGCTGCGCCGGTTCGTCCTGGAAGGCCTCTGA
- the coaE gene encoding dephospho-CoA kinase (Dephospho-CoA kinase (CoaE) performs the final step in coenzyme A biosynthesis.), whose protein sequence is MIVLGLTGSIGMGKSTAARMLKRLGVPVHDSDATVHRLLGRGGAAVPLIEGEFPGTVRDGAVDRQALGAVVFRDPQALRRLEGILHPLVQGSQRRFLGRCAARRDPVAVLDIPLLFETGGERRVDAVVCVTAPPAIQRARVLARPGMTAEKLAGILRRQMPDREKRRRADFVVETGLGRTRTLRALARIVRLVTGRRSRVWPPRRYSPVTVKHFHA, encoded by the coding sequence ATGATCGTTCTCGGCCTGACCGGTTCGATCGGCATGGGCAAGAGCACGGCGGCGCGGATGCTGAAGCGGCTGGGCGTCCCGGTCCATGATTCCGACGCGACGGTCCATCGCCTGCTGGGCCGGGGCGGCGCCGCCGTGCCCCTGATCGAAGGCGAATTCCCCGGCACCGTGCGCGACGGAGCGGTGGACCGCCAGGCTCTCGGCGCCGTTGTGTTCCGCGATCCCCAGGCGCTGCGCCGGCTGGAGGGGATCCTTCACCCGCTGGTCCAGGGTTCGCAGCGCCGGTTCCTCGGCCGGTGCGCTGCCCGGCGCGACCCGGTGGCCGTGCTGGACATCCCCCTGCTGTTCGAGACCGGCGGCGAGCGGCGGGTCGATGCCGTCGTCTGCGTCACGGCGCCGCCCGCGATCCAGCGCGCCCGCGTGCTGGCCCGGCCCGGCATGACGGCGGAGAAGCTGGCCGGCATCCTGCGTCGCCAGATGCCCGACCGGGAGAAGCGCCGCCGCGCCGATTTCGTGGTGGAAACCGGCCTCGGCCGGACCCGCACCTTGCGCGCGCTCGCCCGCATTGTCAGATTGGTCACAGGCCGGAGGTCCCGCGTCTGGCCGCCCCGCAGATACAGTCCCGTCACGGTGAAGCACTTCCATGCGTGA
- a CDS encoding Maf family protein, producing MTEEPAILSEQPVVLASASRARRAMLERAGVAVVAEAAAVDEEEVKHSFRAAGLKAEEVAEALAELKGKRISSRYPGVLVLGADQMLECDGAWFDKPADRAEARAHLQALRGRKHRLVSGVVALMNGQRQWHHVDVATLTMRDFSDAFVDRYLDAMGDAVLTSVGAYQLEGLGSQLFNRIEGDYFTILGMPLLPVLDYLRQRRILAS from the coding sequence ATGACGGAAGAGCCTGCCATCCTGTCCGAGCAGCCCGTCGTCCTCGCCTCCGCCTCCAGGGCCCGCCGGGCCATGCTGGAACGCGCCGGGGTCGCCGTCGTGGCCGAGGCCGCCGCGGTGGACGAGGAGGAGGTCAAGCACAGCTTCCGCGCCGCCGGCCTGAAGGCGGAGGAGGTCGCGGAGGCGCTGGCCGAGCTGAAGGGCAAGCGCATATCGTCGCGCTATCCCGGGGTCCTGGTGCTGGGGGCCGACCAGATGCTGGAATGCGACGGCGCCTGGTTCGACAAGCCGGCCGACCGGGCGGAGGCCAGGGCCCACCTGCAGGCGCTGCGCGGCCGCAAGCACCGGCTGGTGTCGGGCGTGGTGGCCCTGATGAACGGCCAGCGCCAGTGGCACCACGTGGACGTCGCCACGCTCACCATGCGCGACTTCAGCGACGCCTTCGTCGACCGCTATCTTGACGCGATGGGCGACGCCGTGCTGACTTCGGTCGGCGCCTATCAGCTGGAGGGGCTGGGAAGCCAGCTCTTCAACCGCATCGAGGGTGACTATTTCACCATCCTCGGCATGCCCCTGCTGCCGGTTCTGGATTATCTGAGACAGAGGCGAATCCTGGCATCATGA